DNA from Amycolatopsis sp. DSM 110486:
CAGGTGATGGGACCGAGCGACAAGTAGCGGCCCTGGTGTGGCGTTGGTTTCCTCAACCGCCACACCAGGGTCGGTACCGTTCGTCAGGCCTTGGCGAGGTCGCGTAGCGCCGGCAGCAGCGCCCGCAACGCGCGGCCCCGGTGGGAGGCCGCGTCCTTTTCGGACGGTTCCAGTTCCGCCGACGAACGGGACTCGCCGTCCGGGAGGAAGATGGGGTCGTAGCCGAAGCCGTTGGTGCCGCGGCGTTCGCGCAGCAGGGTGCCGCGCCATTCGCCGCGGACGATGGTTTCCTCGCCGGACGGAAGGACGAGGGCGGCGGCGCAGACGAAAGCAGCGCCGCGGCGGTCGTCGGGGGTGTCGGTGAGCTGGGCGAGCACCAGGTCGAGGTTGGCGTCGTCGTCGCCGTGACGGCCGGACCAGCGGGCGGAGAGGATGCCGGGCATGCCGTTCAGCGCGTCGACCGCCAGGCCCGAGTCGTCGGCGACGGCGGGCAAACCCGTGGCCGCGACCGCGTCGTGGGCCTTCGCGACGGCGTTGCCCTCGAAGTCCGGCGCGG
Protein-coding regions in this window:
- the rdgB gene encoding RdgB/HAM1 family non-canonical purine NTP pyrophosphatase, which encodes MTKLLLATRNQKKLGELRRILEAEGISGIEVLGLADVDEFPEAPETAPDFEGNAVAKAHDAVAATGLPAVADDSGLAVDALNGMPGILSARWSGRHGDDDANLDLVLAQLTDTPDDRRGAAFVCAAALVLPSGEETIVRGEWRGTLLRERRGTNGFGYDPIFLPDGESRSSAELEPSEKDAASHRGRALRALLPALRDLAKA